From Candoia aspera isolate rCanAsp1 chromosome 4, rCanAsp1.hap2, whole genome shotgun sequence, a single genomic window includes:
- the LOC134496762 gene encoding vomeronasal type-2 receptor 26-like, giving the protein MDHVSGVGQKPIDLGESELQWDSTSGDDWDLLLCSIFHPYPPYHKYHHPGDLMVGGIASQLGPVSEDVTFAEHPPPVLPGQFIGVPKNYQHILALAFAVKEINENPQILPNLTLGFQIYDSYDNAQRTYQATMLLLSATERLVPNYLCNIQNNVISVIGGLDAQISLHVATILDIYKIPQLIYGSAPLMNDKTPGLSFYQMVPPEALQHAGIVSLLLHFRWTWIGILTMDNDQGEKFVQMVIPLFSKRGICYSFIQQFPKVTDFTRLDGMLQQGAKIYEDVMGGKANALVYNGESFAMGNLLWLQYIQNVEEVRSKPKGIVWIMTAQMEFSLIPFQRAWDIKIIDGALSFTVHSTALPEFRSFAEKLNPFIAKEDGFIRQFWQEAFDCVFPDTIMSDVDETLCNGKENLGSLPGTFFEMDMTGHSYSIYNAVYAIAHALHALSSSRNTERSVKDGVGRKIHSQDFWQLHYFLRSVAFNNGAGEQISFDQNGIIAAGFDIINLIAFPNKSFLHVKVGNVDHSAPPDRILTINNDIITWHSWFNQAIPASVCSESCYPGFSKQVKEGEPFCCYDCIPCPEGRISAKNDRNECSRCKDKYYPNKKRNVCIPKSISFLSYEEPLGISLACLAHSFSLTTVLVLGAFLRHHNTPIVVANNRDLTYILLISLLLCFLSALLFIGQPGKLTCLLRQTTFGMVFSVAVSSVMAKTITVVVAFMATKPGSRMRKWVGKKLTNCIIVSCSLIQAVICTLWLTMAPPFPDVDMTSVTEEIILQCNEGSVTMFYCVLGYMGLLALISFTTAFLARKLPDSFNEAKFITFSMLVFCSVWSSFVPAYLSSKGKYIVAVEIFSILASGAGLLGCIFFPKCYIILFWPELNNREQLIRRKD; this is encoded by the exons ATGGACCACGTTTCTGGAGTTGGTCAGAAACCAATTG ATTTAGGAGAATCTGAACTTCAGTGGGACAGCACCAGTGGAGATGACTGGGATCTCCTCTT GTGCAGCATCTTTCATCCATATCCTCCTTATCACAAGTACCATCATCCAGGAGACCTTATGGTTGGTGGAATTGCATCTCAACTTGGTCCAGTCTCTGAAGATGTCACCTTTGCAGAACACCCCCCACCAGTACTGCCTGGACAGTTTAT TGGAGTTCCTAAGAATTACCAGCACATCCTGGCTCTGGCATTTGCagtaaaggagatcaatgaaaaCCCACAGATCTTACCCAATCTCACCTTGGGCTTCCAGATTTATGATAGCTATGACAATGCTCAAAGGACCTATCAGGCCACCATGCTACTCCTATCAGCAACTGAGAGATTGGTCCCCAACTACCTATGTAACATCCAGAATAATGTCATCTCTGTTATTGGAGGACTGGATGCCCAAATCTCCCTTCATGTGGCAACTATCTTGGATATCTATAAGATTCCACAG CTTATTTATGGCTCGGCTCCACTGATGAATGATAAAACCCCAGGCCTTTCCTTTTACCAGATGGTTCCCCCAGAAGCCCTTCAGCATGCAGGGATTGTCTCGCTGCTCCTGCATTTTAGGTGGACATGGATTGGGATCCTTACCATGGACAATGACCAAGGGGAAAAATTTGTACAAATGGTGATTCCTCTTTTTTCCAAAAGGGGGATTTGTTACTCTTTCATTCAACAATTCCCCAAAGTAACTGATTTCACTAGACTTGATGGCATGCTTCAGCAGGGGGCAAAAATCTATGAGGATGTCATGGGTGGTAAAGCTAATGCATTGGTGTACAATGGAGAATCTTTTGCCATGGGAAATTTGTTATGGCTGCAATATATTCAAAATGTAGAAGAAGTGAGAAGTAAACCAAAAGGTATTGTGTGGATAATGACAGCACAGATGGAGTTCAGCTTAATCCCTTTTCAACGTGCTTGGGATATCAAAATAATCGATGGTGCCCTTTCCTTCACAGTGCACTCCACTGCTCTACCAGAGTTCAGATCTTTTGCTGAGAAACTAAACCCCTTCATCGCAAAGGAGGATGGCTTTATCAGACAGTTCTGGCAAGAGGCTTTTGACTGTGTATTCCCAGATACAATTATGAGTGATGTGGATGAGACCCTTTGCAATGGAAAAGAGAATCTGGGGAGCCTTCCTGGGACCTTTTTTGAAATGGACATGACTGGTCacagctacagcatctacaatgctgtTTATGCCATAGCTCATGCTTTACATGCTCTCTCCTCCTCTAGAAATACTGAGAGATCAGTGAAGGACGGAGTAGGAAGGAAGATTCATAGTCAAGACTTCTGGCAG CTCCATTATTTTCTGAGAAGTGTTGCTTTTAACAACGGTGCAGGGGAACAGATATCCTTTGATCAGAATGGGATTATAGCAGCTGGATTTGATATTATCAACTTGATTGCTTTTCCAAACAAATCTTTTCTTCATGTGAAAGTTGGAAATGTGGATCATTCAGCTCCTCCAGATAGAATATTAACCATCAATAATGACATCATTACATGGCACAGCTGGTTTAACCAG GCGATACCTGCTTCTGTCTGCAGTGAGAGCTGTTATCCTGGTTTCAGCAAACAAGTGAAGGAAGGAGAGCCATTTTGCTGTTATGACTGCATCCCATGCCCAGAAGGGAGGATTTCAGCCAAGAATG acaGAAATGAATGTTCTAGATGCAAAGACAAATACTATCCAAACAAGAAACGCAATGTTTGTATTCCCAAAAGTATTAGTTTCTTGTCTTATGAAGAACCTTTAGGGATCAGTTTAGCCTGCCTTGCACATTCTTTTTCTCTGACTACGGTTCTTGTGCTTGGAGCATTTCTGAGGCACCACAACACTCCCATCGTCGTAGCCAACAACCGGGATCTGACCTACATTCTACTCatctccctcctgctctgcttcctttcGGCACTGCTATTCATTGGCCAGCCAGGAAAATTGACTTGTCTCCTCCGACAAACAACTTTTGGCATGGTCTTTTCAGTGGCTGTTTCTTCGGTCATGGCAAAAACCATCACCGTGGTTGTGGCTTTTATGGCCACCAAACCAGGATCCAGGATGAGGAAGTGGGTGGGGAAAAAATTAACTAATTGCATTATCGTTTCCTGCTCCCTCATCCAAGCAGTCATTTGTACTCTGTGGCTGACAATggctcccccattcccagatgttGATATGACCTCAGTGACTGAAGAAATTatcctgcaatgcaatgaaggctctgtGACCATGTTTTATTGTGTCCTTGGCTATATGGGTCTCCTAGCTCTTATCAGCTTCACCACAGCTTTTCTTGCCAGGAaattacctgacagcttcaatgaagccaagttcatcaccttcagcatgttggtcttttgcagtgtttggtcATCCTTTGTCCCAGCGTACCTGAGCTCCAAGGGGAAATACAtagtggctgtggagatcttctccatcttagcCTCGGGTGCTGGGCTTCTGGgttgcatctttttccccaaatgttacatCATTCTATTTTGGCCAGAACTGAATAACAGGGAACAACTAATCAGAAGAAAGGACTGA